The proteins below come from a single Panicum hallii strain FIL2 chromosome 7, PHallii_v3.1, whole genome shotgun sequence genomic window:
- the LOC112900633 gene encoding uncharacterized protein LOC112900633 codes for MDAYVQEVRKLENKFSGLEIHHVIHDHNIRVGVLSKLGSTRAQVPAGVFIQELKHPSIKSPAQVTTDPELQGLDQEVMMLGEDWRKPISTSPKTKDYPQALTRRVQ; via the coding sequence ATGGACGCATACGTCCAGGAAGTGCGGAAGCTGGAGAACAAGTTCTCAGGGCTGGAGATTCATCATGTAATCCATGACCACAACATTAGGGTAGGTgtactatccaagctgggatcaactCGTGCTCAAGTTCCAGCAGGTGTATTCATTCAAGAGCTAAAGCACCCTTCAATCAAGTCTCCAGCACAAGTAACCACTGATCCAGAGCTGCAAGGGCTAGATCAGGAGGTCATGATGCTTGGAGAAGACTGGAGGAAACCTATATCGACTTCACCAAAGACCAAAGACTACCCGCAGGCGTTGACAAGAAGAGTGCAGTAG